A single Carnobacterium inhibens subsp. inhibens DSM 13024 DNA region contains:
- a CDS encoding tail fiber domain-containing protein produces the protein MGTTFANDIKAKSLESVYADIATLRTKFLTADVITSVHLKVDNAMMDKLTATTAVVNYLFTKTAFVDNLNAKTLTAITANIATIRSQVLIANVVDATMLKADVATITKLFATAANVNILTSNSAFITNIKAIDISADKIKTGILNAANVTIINLDASKITSGILTSINITGSKITNPFSITAEGATMTGTTTISGNYTVDYRIPTTGQYGNTLISPVALSSTNYKSNGTKFWGWELTSQGLSVEYEGKATSYTSTGFTFYPSGGGVPAKVEYIAGNARIAISSYNGVELGAVVNGQHSVRFAVGGGNGINPFIDAYAPINMRLNDLNNVNMISLVNDLDSKSGSRVFNSTDNWLWMGGKWGTRIGHLSDDGKTVYERAAFGVNDITFFKNLNMNGNSITNQSDSRLKTAIRDTDLRALDLIKSYRFVDFLWINKDKPQGLQTGLIAQETEYLSSVGPDGYLVLDSSKQNMLNTQAIQELSNIVDLDSVRLSKVEKELNDCINLTVVNELQLTDHEKRIKELEKKIKDLEGKVA, from the coding sequence ATGGGTACTACTTTTGCAAATGATATTAAAGCCAAATCTTTAGAATCTGTCTATGCTGACATCGCTACCTTAAGAACTAAATTCTTAACAGCAGATGTGATTACTTCCGTTCATTTAAAAGTCGATAATGCCATGATGGATAAACTAACCGCAACTACTGCAGTAGTTAATTATTTGTTTACTAAGACGGCTTTTGTAGATAATTTAAACGCCAAAACATTGACTGCTATTACTGCAAACATTGCGACTATTCGATCTCAAGTACTAATCGCTAATGTTGTAGATGCAACCATGCTTAAAGCTGATGTAGCTACGATAACTAAGTTATTTGCTACAGCAGCTAATGTTAATATCCTGACATCTAATTCAGCCTTTATAACCAATATAAAGGCTATTGATATTTCAGCAGACAAAATTAAAACAGGAATACTAAATGCTGCCAATGTAACTATTATTAACTTGGATGCTTCAAAAATCACTTCAGGTATATTAACGTCAATCAATATTACCGGTTCTAAAATCACTAACCCATTCTCAATAACTGCTGAGGGAGCTACCATGACTGGTACCACTACTATTTCCGGAAACTATACAGTTGATTATAGAATACCTACCACAGGGCAATATGGGAATACCCTCATATCACCAGTTGCTTTGTCGTCAACAAATTATAAAAGTAACGGAACAAAGTTTTGGGGTTGGGAGTTAACCTCTCAAGGCTTAAGTGTTGAATATGAAGGGAAAGCAACGTCTTATACTTCTACAGGATTTACGTTTTATCCTTCTGGTGGAGGAGTACCAGCTAAAGTTGAATACATTGCAGGTAATGCACGTATTGCTATTTCAAGTTATAACGGTGTTGAATTAGGCGCTGTAGTGAATGGCCAACATTCAGTTAGATTTGCAGTTGGTGGAGGAAATGGAATAAACCCATTTATTGATGCTTATGCCCCTATTAATATGAGGTTAAATGATTTAAATAACGTAAATATGATTTCTCTAGTTAATGATTTAGATTCAAAGTCAGGGTCAAGAGTTTTTAACTCAACAGATAATTGGCTGTGGATGGGTGGTAAGTGGGGTACAAGAATTGGCCACTTATCAGACGATGGTAAAACTGTCTATGAAAGAGCAGCTTTTGGTGTCAATGATATTACCTTTTTCAAAAATCTCAATATGAATGGGAACTCTATCACTAATCAATCTGATAGCCGTTTAAAAACAGCAATCAGAGATACAGATTTAAGAGCCTTAGATCTAATTAAAAGTTATCGGTTTGTAGATTTCTTATGGATAAATAAAGATAAGCCACAAGGATTGCAGACTGGTTTGATTGCTCAGGAAACTGAGTATCTAAGTAGTGTAGGACCTGATGGATATTTAGTGTTAGACAGCAGCAAACAAAATATGCTTAATACGCAAGCAATCCAAGAATTAAGCAATATCGTTGATTTAGATTCAGTTCGATTAAGTAAAGTAGAAAAAGAGCTGAATGATTGTATTAACCTAACTGTAGTGAACGAGTTACAACTAACAGATCACGAAAAAAGAATCAAAGAGTTAGAAAAAAAAATAAAAGACCTTGAAGGGAAAGTGGCATAA
- a CDS encoding phage holin, with translation MKTINWKVRFKNPQFIIQLIVSVFGPILAYAGITAQDITSWAILFDLILAAVSNPYVLITIAVAVYNAVIDPTTKGLSDSKQALNYTEPREDDK, from the coding sequence ATGAAAACTATTAACTGGAAAGTCCGATTCAAAAATCCACAATTCATTATTCAGCTAATCGTATCAGTATTTGGACCAATATTAGCTTATGCAGGAATCACAGCGCAGGATATCACTTCTTGGGCTATTTTATTTGATTTAATTCTAGCTGCAGTAAGCAACCCATACGTTCTTATTACTATTGCGGTAGCTGTTTATAATGCTGTAATTGATCCAACGACAAAAGGTTTATCAGATAGTAAGCAAGCTTTAAACTATACAGAACCTAGAGAGGATGATAAATAG
- a CDS encoding N-acetylmuramoyl-L-alanine amidase, translating into MTLLITKMLLPASKYYLKCPNAMDPIGVTVHETGNKATAMSEISYMIGNDTSTSYHFAVDDTRAVQGLPLTRNGYHSSDGSRGTGNAKTIGVEHCYNWNGKATTKNDPKYNALYQKSLSNGIELIARLFIDHPKWGTPEAGKNIWRHYDHSKKNCPQRMIEEGYWNTYVARVKARYLELKGGKTVVVKSLASNPDKEGRSTKFKRGDKVRLSPSAKTWLRSSSFDLGSFKSIYVVDWLNADGTIYIKPVGADWGGNVLESDIENVRNNNIMKDDIITLRPQATHWFGGSKLTDAMKKAEYSVRERIKGNTLYIDNGTFRGIIYDWDAIKK; encoded by the coding sequence ATGACTTTATTGATTACTAAAATGTTGTTGCCTGCTAGCAAATACTATCTGAAATGTCCTAACGCAATGGACCCAATCGGGGTTACGGTTCATGAAACTGGTAATAAAGCTACAGCTATGTCAGAAATCTCTTATATGATCGGAAACGATACATCTACTTCATATCACTTTGCTGTTGATGATACAAGAGCAGTGCAAGGTTTGCCTTTAACTCGTAATGGCTATCATTCAAGTGATGGAAGTCGCGGAACAGGTAATGCAAAAACAATTGGCGTTGAACATTGTTATAACTGGAATGGTAAAGCAACTACTAAAAATGATCCTAAGTATAATGCTTTGTATCAAAAATCCTTGTCAAATGGAATTGAACTAATTGCTCGGTTGTTTATTGATCATCCGAAGTGGGGAACTCCTGAAGCTGGCAAGAATATTTGGAGACACTATGATCATAGTAAAAAGAATTGCCCTCAACGAATGATTGAAGAAGGGTATTGGAACACTTATGTTGCTAGAGTGAAAGCTCGTTATTTAGAATTAAAAGGAGGAAAAACAGTGGTAGTTAAAAGTTTAGCATCAAATCCAGATAAAGAAGGACGTTCAACAAAATTCAAAAGAGGAGATAAGGTGAGGTTATCACCATCTGCAAAAACGTGGCTACGTAGTTCCAGTTTTGATTTAGGTTCATTCAAATCAATTTATGTAGTTGATTGGCTAAACGCAGATGGAACGATTTATATTAAACCAGTAGGTGCTGATTGGGGCGGTAATGTATTAGAAAGCGACATCGAAAATGTTCGCAATAATAATATTATGAAAGATGATATTATTACATTACGTCCACAAGCTACCCATTGGTTCGGTGGTTCTAAATTAACAGATGCAATGAAAAAAGCAGAGTATTCAGTTCGTGAACGTATCAAGGGCAACACATTGTATATTGATAATGGTACTTTCAGAGGTATTATATACGACTGGGATGCTATTAAAAAATAA
- a CDS encoding glycine zipper family protein, translating to MGELNNKENNQKNVEEKTDETSYLALGISLGLSFGAALGLVFDNLAIGIAIGMALGVAVGAGVDSQKSKNKSK from the coding sequence ATGGGAGAATTGAATAATAAAGAAAATAACCAGAAAAATGTTGAGGAGAAGACAGATGAAACGTCTTATCTTGCTTTAGGTATATCTTTAGGTCTTTCATTTGGTGCTGCTTTAGGACTGGTATTTGATAATCTAGCTATTGGAATTGCTATAGGTATGGCTCTTGGTGTTGCAGTTGGTGCAGGTGTGGATAGTCAAAAATCAAAAAACAAATCAAAATAA
- a CDS encoding DUF1827 family protein, with the protein MKLIDVTNNHSELVMEQLENTDAHFVKVFSLGPTTVIYSGAPTHKDVLLLNKVRNIKNAEINFALENVLETTLDNVEILHAPHIVELSIPVED; encoded by the coding sequence ATGAAACTAATAGACGTTACAAATAATCATTCGGAACTTGTGATGGAACAATTGGAGAATACTGATGCACATTTTGTGAAAGTTTTTTCTTTAGGGCCTACTACAGTTATTTACTCAGGAGCTCCAACACATAAAGATGTACTTTTACTAAATAAAGTCCGCAATATTAAAAATGCGGAAATCAATTTTGCTCTAGAAAATGTACTTGAAACGACTCTTGACAATGTTGAAATTCTACATGCTCCACATATTGTTGAGTTATCTATTCCTGTTGAAGATTAA